Proteins encoded by one window of Hyphomicrobium nitrativorans NL23:
- a CDS encoding M48 family metalloprotease — protein sequence MDTTIRRLGTTWMSRARAGLRAAATLGFMTATAATLYPTSEAEAQGISLIRDTEIEALLNDYSQPIFRAAGLGTGRVKVRIVNSDSFNAFVMDGRNVFMHTGTLMQADTPNEVIGVLAHEAGHIAGGHMASLRARIAKDQTRSLLVQLLGIGAMIGGAMAGGDAGREIGSAGQGVMMGGNEVIMRGLTAERRSQESAADQAGLGYLNATGQSGLGMLKTFERFAGQELFMDAHRDAFARTHPVATDRLARLRQLVETSPNYNVKDPPDLQLRHDMVRAKISGYLEPPSVVFNRYPHSNTSQPARYARSIASFRQGAGGVEQGLAGADALIRDFPNNPYFWELKGDILHKSGRSREAIAPLRRALQMHKGGATLVRVQLAQSMIQTKDPALADEAVKLLRQAVQTEPDNATAHNALGQAYYDKGQFAQSELARAQGLFYVGAVKQAQEFAKRAQGGLKAGSPDWVKADDIINYKPQT from the coding sequence ATGGATACGACCATCCGCAGATTGGGGACGACGTGGATGTCCCGCGCGCGCGCCGGTCTTCGCGCGGCCGCCACGCTCGGCTTCATGACGGCAACGGCTGCAACGCTTTATCCAACGTCGGAAGCCGAAGCTCAGGGTATCTCGCTCATCCGCGATACCGAGATCGAAGCGCTGCTCAACGATTATTCGCAGCCGATCTTTCGTGCAGCGGGGCTCGGCACCGGGCGCGTCAAGGTGCGGATCGTCAATAGCGATTCCTTCAACGCGTTCGTCATGGACGGGCGCAACGTGTTCATGCACACCGGCACGCTGATGCAAGCCGATACGCCGAACGAGGTGATCGGCGTGCTCGCGCACGAGGCGGGGCATATCGCGGGCGGGCACATGGCCTCGCTTCGCGCGCGCATCGCGAAAGATCAAACGCGTTCGCTGCTCGTGCAACTCCTCGGCATCGGCGCGATGATCGGCGGCGCGATGGCGGGTGGCGATGCGGGCCGCGAGATCGGAAGCGCCGGCCAGGGCGTGATGATGGGCGGTAACGAGGTTATCATGCGCGGCCTCACGGCGGAGCGCCGGTCGCAGGAATCCGCGGCCGACCAGGCCGGTCTCGGATACCTCAACGCGACCGGACAATCCGGCCTCGGGATGCTGAAGACATTCGAACGCTTCGCGGGGCAGGAGCTGTTCATGGATGCGCATCGCGATGCGTTCGCGCGGACCCACCCCGTGGCCACGGACCGCCTGGCGCGTCTCCGGCAACTCGTCGAGACGTCTCCCAACTACAACGTCAAGGATCCGCCGGATCTGCAACTTCGCCACGACATGGTTCGCGCCAAGATTTCGGGATACCTGGAGCCTCCGTCGGTGGTGTTCAATCGCTACCCTCATTCGAACACGAGCCAGCCCGCGCGCTATGCCCGCTCCATCGCCTCGTTCAGGCAGGGCGCAGGCGGCGTCGAGCAGGGTCTTGCCGGGGCCGACGCGCTCATCCGGGATTTTCCCAACAACCCCTACTTCTGGGAGCTCAAGGGCGATATTCTGCACAAGTCGGGCCGGTCGCGCGAAGCGATCGCGCCGCTTCGCCGGGCGCTTCAGATGCATAAGGGCGGGGCGACGCTGGTGCGCGTGCAGCTTGCGCAATCGATGATCCAGACCAAGGACCCGGCGCTCGCCGACGAAGCCGTCAAGCTTCTGCGGCAGGCGGTGCAGACGGAGCCGGACAACGCCACCGCCCATAACGCGCTGGGGCAGGCCTATTACGACAAGGGCCAGTTCGCGCAATCCGAGCTGGCGCGCGCGCAGGGTCTTTTCTATGTTGGCGCCGTCAAGCAGGCGCAGGAATTCGCCAAGCGTGCGCAGGGCGGCCTCAAGGCCGGCTCGCCGGATTGGGTCAAGGCGGACGATATCATCAACTATAAGCCGCAGACCTGA
- a CDS encoding c-type cytochrome — protein sequence MMDSFELNKIAGGVLLALLLIFVPKTLINELSHHGPVTGGFTLPQPDGDGAAPADGGAPVAGPKAFDPADVVALVGDASPDDGKAAFRACAACHSADKGAASKAGPNLYGVLGRALGSVGDFGGYSDVIKSKGGEWSYEALAEFLHAPRGYLPGTRMVFNGVSDNATLADLIAYLRSLADSPAPLPAPAAAAPAEDAPAAVPETPAAPAP from the coding sequence ATGATGGATTCCTTCGAGCTGAACAAGATTGCGGGCGGTGTACTGCTGGCGTTGCTTCTCATCTTCGTGCCTAAGACGTTGATCAACGAGTTGAGCCACCACGGGCCGGTCACCGGCGGTTTCACGCTTCCCCAGCCCGATGGTGATGGTGCGGCGCCCGCGGACGGCGGCGCGCCTGTGGCGGGGCCGAAGGCGTTCGATCCCGCGGACGTCGTTGCGCTGGTGGGCGATGCAAGCCCCGACGACGGGAAAGCGGCTTTCCGGGCGTGCGCGGCGTGCCACTCCGCGGACAAGGGTGCCGCGAGCAAGGCCGGTCCCAATCTCTACGGCGTTCTGGGCCGCGCGCTGGGGAGCGTCGGCGATTTCGGCGGATATTCGGACGTGATCAAGAGCAAGGGCGGCGAGTGGAGCTATGAAGCGCTGGCCGAATTCCTGCACGCTCCGCGCGGATATCTGCCGGGTACGCGGATGGTGTTCAACGGCGTCTCGGATAACGCGACGCTTGCCGATCTGATCGCGTATCTCAGGTCGCTCGCGGATAGCCCGGCGCCTCTGCCGGCGCCCGCGGCTGCCGCACCTGCCGAAGATGCCCCTGCTGCGGTACCGGAAACGCCGGCTGCGCCTGCACCTTAA
- a CDS encoding 3-deoxy-manno-octulosonate cytidylyltransferase: protein MTRALIIIPARMASTRLPDKPLADIEGEPMIVHVWRKAHDAAMGRVVVAADSDEIVNAVRSAGGEAMITRPDHVSGSDRIFEALSRIDPESEADIVVNLQGDLPTIDPALIRECASALDVKGPDIATLAAEITDPDERTNPNVVKIVGTPLPEKNRLRALYFTRATAPHGDGPLFHHIGLYAYRRTAIERFVSLPPSYLETREKLEQLRALEDGMRIDVAIVDTVPLGVDTPDDLERARKLVRKAKRA, encoded by the coding sequence ATGACGAGAGCCCTGATCATCATACCGGCCCGCATGGCCTCGACCCGACTGCCCGACAAGCCTCTCGCCGACATCGAAGGCGAGCCGATGATCGTCCACGTCTGGCGCAAGGCCCACGACGCGGCCATGGGGCGCGTGGTCGTGGCCGCCGACTCGGACGAAATCGTGAACGCCGTGCGCTCCGCCGGGGGCGAGGCCATGATCACCCGGCCCGACCACGTCTCGGGCTCCGACCGCATCTTCGAGGCTTTGAGCCGCATCGATCCGGAATCGGAGGCGGACATCGTCGTCAACCTGCAGGGCGATCTCCCGACCATCGACCCGGCCCTTATCCGCGAATGCGCGTCCGCCCTCGACGTCAAAGGTCCCGACATCGCGACCCTCGCAGCCGAGATCACCGATCCCGACGAACGCACGAACCCCAACGTGGTGAAGATCGTCGGCACGCCTCTCCCCGAGAAGAACCGCCTGCGCGCCCTTTACTTCACGCGCGCGACCGCACCCCACGGCGACGGACCGCTGTTCCACCACATCGGCCTTTACGCCTACCGGCGCACCGCCATCGAGCGGTTCGTCTCGTTGCCGCCCTCGTATCTCGAAACGCGCGAGAAGCTGGAGCAGCTCCGTGCGCTGGAGGACGGCATGCGTATCGACGTGGCCATCGTTGACACTGTTCCCCTCGGTGTCGATACTCCCGACGACCTCGAACGGGCACGCAAGCTCGTCAGGAAGGCGAAGCGGGCATAA
- a CDS encoding class I SAM-dependent methyltransferase, whose amino-acid sequence MSGLNLIRTEGPSGYALIDSGAGRKLERFGSIVVDRPEPQALWCRSLGTEAWGAAHGVFSASGDDEEKGKWRLDKRVPESWPVAVRDVTLTCRLRGLWHLGLFPEQLPHWEWMLGEIARVEGERPRVLNLFAYTGAASLLAARAGAEVTHVDASKAAIQWARDNQAASGLGDAPIRWILDDAAKFVAREARRGRTYHVILVDPPKFGRGPGGEVWDLFQSLPDLLKTIVSLLAPDRSAMILTVYAIRASALAFEQLAADVLRGRGGHFDTGELALAVRGEPQRPAVPTSLFVRWTS is encoded by the coding sequence TTGAGCGGCCTCAACCTTATTCGCACCGAGGGCCCGTCGGGTTATGCGCTGATCGACAGCGGCGCCGGGCGAAAGCTCGAACGGTTCGGCAGCATCGTCGTGGACCGGCCCGAGCCGCAGGCGCTGTGGTGCCGCTCGCTCGGCACGGAAGCCTGGGGCGCGGCGCACGGCGTTTTCTCCGCCTCCGGCGACGACGAGGAAAAGGGCAAGTGGCGGCTCGACAAGCGTGTGCCGGAAAGCTGGCCGGTTGCCGTGCGGGACGTGACGCTGACCTGCCGTCTCCGCGGGCTTTGGCATCTCGGACTGTTTCCGGAGCAGCTTCCGCACTGGGAGTGGATGCTCGGCGAGATCGCGCGCGTGGAGGGCGAGCGGCCGCGCGTCTTGAACCTTTTCGCCTACACGGGGGCCGCCTCGCTGCTGGCGGCGCGCGCCGGGGCGGAGGTGACGCATGTGGATGCGTCGAAGGCCGCGATCCAGTGGGCTCGGGACAATCAGGCGGCGTCGGGCCTTGGCGATGCGCCGATCCGCTGGATTTTGGACGACGCGGCAAAGTTCGTGGCGCGCGAAGCCCGGCGCGGGCGCACGTACCATGTGATCCTCGTCGATCCGCCGAAGTTCGGGCGCGGGCCGGGCGGAGAGGTGTGGGATCTGTTCCAGAGCTTGCCGGATTTGTTAAAGACGATCGTCTCGCTGCTCGCGCCGGACCGTTCGGCGATGATCCTCACCGTCTATGCCATTCGCGCGTCCGCGCTTGCGTTCGAGCAACTTGCGGCCGACGTGCTCCGCGGGCGCGGCGGGCATTTCGATACCGGCGAGCTTGCACTCGCGGTCCGCGGCGAGCCGCAACGGCCCGCGGTTCCGACCTCGCTTTTCGTGCGGTGGACATCATGA
- a CDS encoding prephenate dehydratase encodes MPQSADATPPRIAYQGEPGANSHLACAEAFPDLEAIPYPTFEDALAAVKSGDVRFAMIPIENSVAGRVADIHHLLPGADLYIVGEHFLRVRHQLLGVKGASLATIKKVLSHTQALGQCRKALRTLGLTPVPEADTAGSARIVAEQGEPTLAAIASRLAAEIYGLDVLSADIEDEAHNTTRFLILAKDPDDAEPDDGPVVTTFLFRVRNVPAALYKALGGFATNGVNMTKLESYQLEGTFNATMFYADIEGHPRDRSVQLALEELSFFSTEVRLLGTYLASPYRIEAAEAAAPPVAPGGSVR; translated from the coding sequence ATGCCCCAGTCCGCCGACGCCACGCCCCCTCGCATCGCCTATCAGGGTGAGCCGGGCGCGAATTCTCACCTCGCCTGCGCGGAGGCGTTCCCGGACCTCGAAGCCATCCCCTATCCGACCTTCGAGGACGCCCTGGCGGCCGTGAAGTCCGGCGACGTACGCTTCGCGATGATCCCGATCGAGAACTCGGTGGCCGGCCGCGTAGCGGACATCCATCACCTGCTTCCCGGTGCGGATCTCTACATCGTGGGCGAGCACTTCCTGCGCGTGCGCCACCAGCTGCTGGGCGTGAAGGGCGCGTCCCTCGCCACCATCAAGAAGGTGCTGAGCCACACCCAGGCGCTCGGCCAGTGCCGCAAGGCGCTCCGCACGCTCGGCCTCACCCCCGTACCCGAGGCGGACACCGCGGGATCGGCCCGGATCGTGGCGGAACAGGGCGAGCCCACCCTCGCCGCCATCGCGTCCCGTCTCGCAGCCGAAATCTATGGCCTCGACGTCCTGAGCGCCGACATCGAGGACGAAGCGCACAACACGACGCGCTTCCTCATTCTGGCAAAAGACCCCGACGACGCGGAGCCCGACGACGGCCCCGTCGTGACCACCTTCCTGTTCCGCGTCCGCAACGTCCCGGCCGCGCTCTACAAGGCGCTCGGCGGGTTTGCCACCAACGGCGTCAACATGACGAAGCTCGAAAGCTATCAGCTCGAAGGCACGTTCAACGCGACCATGTTCTACGCCGACATCGAAGGACACCCGCGCGATCGCTCCGTCCAACTCGCGCTGGAGGAGCTGTCGTTCTTCTCGACCGAGGTTCGCCTGCTCGGCACCTATCTCGCAAGCCCCTACCGGATCGAGGCGGCCGAAGCTGCGGCTCCTCCCGTCGCCCCAGGCGGCAGCGTCCGCTGA
- the aat gene encoding leucyl/phenylalanyl-tRNA--protein transferase, with amino-acid sequence MASRDDIMIEITPQVLLKAYSCGIFPMAESADDPALYWIEPQHRGILPLDDVHVPRRLAKTVRAGAMRVTVDTDYEGVIEGCAAERVGRRSTWINGRIRGLYRDLFRLGHCHTVEVWDEDRLVGGLYGVALGGAFFGESMFSYERDASKIALVHLAGRLIAGGFTMLDTQFVTDHLRQFGTIEIDRDAFHLQLDEALKLSADFMRLPLDTSGQDILDIIAATRDAAS; translated from the coding sequence ATGGCGTCGCGCGACGACATCATGATCGAGATTACGCCGCAGGTCCTGCTCAAGGCCTATAGCTGCGGAATCTTTCCCATGGCCGAAAGCGCGGACGATCCGGCGCTTTACTGGATCGAGCCTCAGCATCGGGGCATCCTGCCCCTGGACGATGTGCACGTGCCGCGCCGCCTCGCCAAGACGGTGCGCGCGGGCGCGATGCGGGTGACCGTCGATACGGACTACGAGGGCGTGATCGAGGGGTGCGCGGCCGAGCGGGTTGGGCGGCGCTCCACGTGGATCAACGGGCGGATCCGCGGGCTCTACCGGGATCTCTTCCGGCTCGGGCATTGTCACACTGTCGAAGTGTGGGACGAGGATCGGCTGGTCGGTGGGCTCTATGGCGTGGCGCTCGGCGGGGCGTTCTTCGGCGAAAGCATGTTCTCCTATGAAAGGGACGCGTCGAAGATCGCGCTGGTGCATCTGGCGGGCCGGCTGATCGCGGGGGGATTTACGATGCTCGATACGCAGTTCGTCACCGATCATCTGCGCCAGTTCGGAACGATCGAGATCGATCGCGACGCTTTCCATCTTCAACTCGACGAAGCGCTCAAGTTGTCCGCGGACTTCATGCGGTTGCCGCTCGATACATCGGGGCAGGATATTCTCGACATTATCGCCGCGACACGGGATGCGGCGTCTTGA
- the accB gene encoding acetyl-CoA carboxylase biotin carboxyl carrier protein — MTAKDEAEKPSSEQRLIRELAELLNDTGLSEIEIEKSGLKIRVARSLTVAAAVAPAAPQFQAPVAPPLPAAAGAAAPGAPAGNDPAKHPGAVKSPMVGTAYRSSDPKAAPFIEVGSRVQQGDTLLIIEAMKTMNQIPAPRAGSVTAILFENGQPVEFGEPLVIIE, encoded by the coding sequence ATGACGGCGAAAGACGAAGCCGAGAAACCGAGCAGCGAGCAGCGGCTGATCCGCGAGCTTGCAGAGCTTTTGAACGACACGGGACTCTCGGAAATCGAGATCGAGAAGAGCGGTCTCAAGATCCGGGTTGCGCGCTCGCTCACGGTTGCGGCCGCCGTCGCGCCCGCTGCACCGCAGTTCCAGGCGCCTGTCGCGCCGCCGCTTCCGGCTGCTGCGGGTGCCGCCGCTCCGGGGGCTCCCGCAGGCAACGATCCCGCGAAGCATCCGGGCGCCGTAAAGTCGCCGATGGTGGGCACGGCTTACCGCTCATCCGACCCCAAGGCCGCTCCGTTCATCGAAGTGGGCAGCCGCGTGCAGCAGGGCGACACGCTTCTCATCATCGAAGCGATGAAGACCATGAATCAGATTCCCGCGCCGCGCGCGGGCTCCGTCACGGCCATCCTGTTCGAGAACGGACAGCCCGTGGAGTTCGGCGAGCCGCTCGTGATCATCGAATAA
- the accC gene encoding acetyl-CoA carboxylase biotin carboxylase subunit — MFDKVLIANRGEIALRIQRACKELGIATVAVHSTADADAMHVRLADESVCIGSPPASDSYLNIPRLLAACEITGADAVHPGYGFLSENARFAEILEEHSITFIGPTSEHIRIMGDKIQAKETAKKLGIPVVPGSDGAVRSEAQAMKIAKEMGFPVLIKATAGGGGRGMKVAHSAADLGIALATAKSEAKAAFGNDSVYIEKYLQKPRHIEIQVFGDGKGNAVHLGERDCSLQRRHQKILEESPSPALNAEARERIGNVVANAMREIKYRGAGTVEFLYEDGEFYFIEMNTRLQVEHPVTEQITGIDLVLEQIRVASGGHLSFKQEDITFSGHAIECRINAENPRTFRPSPGQITYWHPPGGLGVRVDSGVYQGYRIPPFYDSLIGKLIVHGKNRNECLMRLRRALSEFVIDGIETTIPLFNELIRQPDITNGLYDIHWLEKYLGKS; from the coding sequence ATGTTCGACAAAGTTCTGATTGCCAACCGGGGTGAGATCGCGCTGCGTATCCAGCGTGCGTGCAAGGAACTCGGTATCGCTACAGTGGCGGTTCATTCGACGGCGGATGCGGATGCCATGCATGTCCGGCTTGCCGACGAGAGCGTGTGCATCGGGTCGCCGCCGGCTTCCGACAGCTATCTCAACATTCCGCGCCTGCTCGCCGCCTGCGAGATCACGGGTGCGGATGCGGTGCATCCCGGCTACGGGTTCCTGTCGGAGAACGCCCGTTTCGCTGAGATCCTGGAAGAGCATTCGATTACGTTTATCGGGCCTACGTCCGAGCACATCCGGATCATGGGCGACAAGATCCAGGCCAAGGAAACGGCGAAGAAACTCGGCATTCCCGTCGTGCCCGGCTCCGACGGCGCGGTCAGAAGCGAAGCCCAGGCGATGAAGATCGCCAAGGAGATGGGCTTTCCCGTGCTGATCAAGGCGACGGCGGGCGGCGGCGGGCGTGGCATGAAGGTTGCGCATTCGGCGGCCGATCTCGGCATTGCGCTCGCGACGGCGAAATCAGAGGCGAAGGCCGCGTTCGGCAACGATTCCGTCTACATCGAAAAGTATCTGCAGAAGCCGCGTCATATCGAGATCCAGGTTTTCGGCGACGGCAAGGGCAATGCGGTGCATCTCGGCGAGCGCGATTGCTCGCTTCAGCGGCGCCACCAGAAAATCCTTGAGGAGAGTCCGTCTCCGGCTCTCAACGCGGAAGCGCGCGAACGGATCGGGAATGTCGTCGCCAACGCGATGCGCGAGATCAAGTACCGCGGCGCGGGCACGGTGGAGTTTCTCTACGAGGACGGCGAGTTCTATTTCATCGAGATGAACACGCGCCTTCAGGTCGAGCATCCGGTGACGGAGCAGATCACGGGCATCGATCTCGTGTTGGAGCAGATCCGCGTGGCATCCGGCGGGCACCTCAGCTTCAAGCAGGAGGACATCACCTTCTCCGGCCACGCCATCGAATGCCGGATCAATGCCGAGAACCCGCGGACGTTCCGCCCTTCGCCAGGGCAAATTACCTACTGGCATCCGCCGGGCGGGCTCGGCGTGCGCGTCGATAGTGGCGTCTATCAGGGCTATCGGATCCCGCCGTTCTACGACAGCCTCATCGGCAAGCTTATCGTGCACGGCAAGAACCGCAACGAATGCCTGATGCGGCTTCGGCGCGCCCTCTCGGAGTTCGTGATCGACGGGATCGAGACCACCATTCCGCTGTTCAACGAGTTGATCCGCCAGCCCGACATTACGAACGGGCTTTACGACATCCACTGGCTCGAAAAATATCTCGGAAAGTCCTAA
- a CDS encoding DsbA family protein translates to MTRPNPNTTQPKSGLGIGAIAGAALVAGFGIWLAFGDKLSEHSAVSPALAGAAAAQFSPEQRSAIEGIVKEYLIENPEILFEVQSALESKLAKEEAERTKSLVSSHAKDIYRSPGAPVAGNPDGDITVVEFFDYNCGYCKRGLSDIAKLIESDDRVRVVFKEYPILREESEQAARVALAAGIQGKYWEVHRDMMATRGLVNEAVGLKIAEKHGLDLEKLKADMKGPVVQGELDRVKDLTKTLSINGTPHFLIGDRAIGGAPENLHEMLAKHVAELRKEGCSYC, encoded by the coding sequence ATGACGCGACCCAATCCCAACACGACGCAGCCGAAATCCGGCCTCGGCATCGGCGCGATTGCCGGCGCGGCCCTGGTTGCCGGCTTCGGCATCTGGCTCGCGTTCGGGGATAAATTGTCGGAACATAGTGCGGTGAGCCCGGCGCTTGCGGGGGCTGCGGCGGCCCAGTTCTCGCCCGAACAGCGGAGCGCGATCGAAGGCATCGTCAAAGAGTACCTGATCGAGAACCCGGAAATCCTGTTCGAGGTGCAGAGCGCGCTTGAGAGCAAGCTTGCGAAGGAGGAGGCGGAGCGCACGAAGTCGCTCGTCTCGTCGCATGCCAAAGACATCTATCGCTCGCCGGGCGCGCCGGTTGCGGGCAACCCGGACGGCGACATCACGGTCGTCGAGTTCTTCGATTACAACTGCGGCTACTGCAAGCGCGGCCTCTCCGATATCGCCAAGCTGATCGAGTCCGACGATCGGGTGCGGGTGGTGTTCAAGGAGTACCCGATCCTGCGCGAAGAATCCGAGCAGGCGGCCCGTGTGGCGCTCGCCGCGGGCATCCAGGGCAAATACTGGGAGGTGCATCGGGACATGATGGCCACGCGCGGGCTGGTTAACGAGGCTGTCGGTCTCAAAATCGCCGAGAAGCACGGGCTCGACCTCGAAAAGCTCAAGGCGGACATGAAGGGCCCAGTCGTCCAGGGCGAGCTGGACCGGGTGAAGGATCTGACCAAAACCCTTTCGATCAACGGGACGCCGCATTTCCTCATCGGTGACCGGGCCATCGGCGGGGCGCCGGAGAATCTCCACGAGATGCTCGCCAAGCACGTGGCGGAACTCCGGAAAGAGGGCTGCAGCTACTGCTAG
- a CDS encoding GIY-YIG nuclease family protein, translating to MKRPCVYILAGRRNGTLYVEVTSDLHKRMAEHTQGLVPGFTKKHGVKHLVYYEMHDLLTEAIRREKQLKEWQRIWKIRLIETMNLEWQDLFDATSGEIAFGPADLQRETGEQ from the coding sequence ATGAAACGCCCCTGCGTCTACATTCTCGCCGGCAGGCGAAACGGCACTCTCTACGTCGAGGTGACGAGCGATCTTCATAAGCGCATGGCCGAGCACACTCAGGGGCTTGTGCCCGGCTTCACGAAAAAACATGGCGTGAAGCATCTCGTTTACTACGAGATGCACGATCTCCTAACGGAGGCCATTCGGCGCGAGAAGCAGCTTAAGGAGTGGCAGCGGATTTGGAAAATCCGTTTGATCGAGACCATGAACCTGGAATGGCAAGATCTCTTTGACGCCACATCAGGCGAAATCGCGTTCGGACCCGCCGATCTGCAACGAGAGACTGGCGAACAATGA
- the aroQ gene encoding type II 3-dehydroquinate dehydratase, producing the protein MAKPVFVLNGPNLNMLGQREPEVYGRETLDDVRTRVEARAAKLGLTVDFRQSNTEGEIIGWIQEARGAASGIVLNAGSLTHSSIGILDALNAAELPVIEVHLSNIFRREEFRHRSYVSLAAKGVICGLGAQGYELALDAMANLTA; encoded by the coding sequence ATGGCAAAACCCGTTTTCGTTCTCAACGGTCCGAACCTGAATATGCTGGGCCAGCGCGAGCCGGAGGTTTACGGGCGCGAGACACTGGACGACGTGCGCACGCGTGTGGAAGCGCGAGCGGCAAAGCTGGGGCTCACGGTCGATTTCCGTCAGTCGAATACGGAAGGCGAGATTATCGGGTGGATCCAGGAGGCACGCGGAGCGGCGTCCGGCATCGTCCTCAATGCGGGCTCGCTCACGCATTCCTCGATCGGCATTCTCGACGCGCTCAACGCTGCGGAGTTGCCGGTCATCGAGGTGCATCTCTCGAACATTTTTCGCCGGGAGGAATTCCGGCATCGGTCTTACGTTTCGCTCGCTGCCAAGGGCGTGATCTGCGGACTTGGCGCACAGGGCTACGAGCTTGCGCTCGACGCTATGGCCAATCTCACGGCATGA
- a CDS encoding glucose 1-dehydrogenase: protein MRLTDKIAIVTGAASGFGRGIADAFAAEGAKVVVADIDAARAEATAAAIGNGALSVAADVSKKDDVTRLVETTVNAFGGLDIVVNNAGATHRNQSLMTVSEDEFDRIYAVNVKSIYLMTLAAVPELEKRGGGSIVNTASTAGLRPRPGLTWYNGSKGAVITLTKSMAAELAPKNIRVNAINPVIGETGLLEEFMGTADTAENRARFVAGIPLGRMSKPSDIANAALFLADPASHFITGIAIEVDGGRCI from the coding sequence ATGAGATTGACCGATAAGATCGCCATCGTCACCGGAGCCGCATCCGGCTTCGGACGCGGCATCGCGGACGCGTTCGCAGCCGAAGGCGCGAAAGTCGTCGTAGCCGACATCGACGCCGCGCGCGCCGAAGCAACCGCCGCCGCAATCGGCAACGGCGCTCTGTCCGTCGCCGCCGACGTTTCGAAAAAAGACGACGTGACGCGTCTCGTCGAAACGACGGTCAACGCGTTCGGTGGCCTCGACATCGTCGTCAACAACGCGGGCGCAACGCATCGCAACCAGTCGCTGATGACGGTGAGCGAGGACGAATTCGACCGCATCTACGCCGTCAACGTAAAGTCGATCTACCTCATGACGCTCGCGGCCGTGCCCGAGCTTGAAAAACGCGGTGGCGGCTCGATCGTCAACACGGCGTCGACAGCGGGCCTGAGGCCACGCCCCGGCCTCACCTGGTACAACGGCTCGAAAGGCGCGGTGATCACGCTGACGAAATCGATGGCAGCCGAGCTTGCGCCGAAGAACATCCGCGTCAACGCCATCAATCCCGTGATCGGCGAAACCGGCCTTCTCGAAGAGTTCATGGGAACGGCCGACACGGCCGAAAACCGCGCACGCTTCGTCGCGGGCATTCCGCTCGGGCGCATGTCGAAGCCCTCCGACATCGCCAACGCCGCACTGTTCCTCGCCGACCCCGCCTCGCACTTCATCACCGGCATCGCCATCGAAGTCGACGGCGGACGGTGCATCTGA
- a CDS encoding TrmH family RNA methyltransferase, producing MSKNKPRPSQARASQSRTSQPRAPRVITSLTNERVKAIRALDMRKERRETGLFLAEGTSILETARAAEFVPQTLVYQAGSASSLVARLLISWALEAGGEVLEVSQAVLSKLSSKDNPQSMIGVFQQKWATLPERPARGDTWLALEEIRDPGNLGTIIRTADAVGAKGIILIGNTCDPYSREAVRATMGSVFDMPLAKVSREEFLVWRASWPGDVVGLHLDARDDFRHAAYKDPVLLLMGSEGPGLSESLTRSCSRLVKIPMAGKLDSLNLAVATALSLYQIRGDALSI from the coding sequence ATGAGCAAGAATAAGCCGCGCCCATCCCAGGCTCGTGCATCTCAATCTCGCACGTCGCAACCGCGCGCTCCGCGCGTCATTACGAGTTTGACCAACGAGCGGGTGAAGGCGATCCGCGCGCTGGATATGCGCAAGGAGCGCCGCGAGACGGGGCTGTTCCTGGCGGAGGGCACGTCGATCCTGGAGACGGCGCGGGCTGCCGAATTCGTTCCGCAAACGCTCGTGTATCAGGCGGGATCGGCGTCGAGCCTCGTTGCGCGCCTGTTGATCTCGTGGGCGCTCGAAGCCGGTGGAGAGGTTCTCGAAGTTTCGCAAGCCGTGCTTTCGAAGCTGTCGTCGAAGGACAATCCGCAGTCCATGATCGGCGTGTTCCAGCAGAAGTGGGCGACGTTGCCCGAGCGGCCTGCGCGTGGAGATACGTGGCTCGCGCTCGAAGAGATCCGCGATCCCGGCAATCTCGGCACCATCATTCGCACGGCGGACGCGGTGGGCGCCAAGGGCATCATCCTGATCGGCAATACCTGCGATCCTTATTCGCGCGAAGCCGTGCGTGCGACGATGGGTTCGGTGTTCGACATGCCGCTTGCGAAAGTTTCGCGTGAGGAATTCCTCGTATGGCGGGCATCGTGGCCGGGCGATGTGGTGGGTTTGCATCTCGATGCGCGGGACGACTTCCGGCATGCGGCTTACAAGGATCCCGTGCTTCTGCTCATGGGCAGCGAGGGGCCGGGGTTATCGGAGAGCTTGACGCGCTCATGCTCGCGGCTCGTGAAAATCCCGATGGCGGGGAAGCTCGACAGCCTCAACCTCGCCGTTGCAACGGCGCTGTCGCTGTATCAGATCCGCGGCGATGCGCTGAGCATTTGA